The DNA window AACTTGCTAGATGAAAGCATGGATAAAAGTATGAATACGCTATCTCATAAAAAcaggctgaaaataaaataattaattgaattCCCCATTAAATGACTTCATTCATTATAAGAAACACCAGTTTGATTAAACTTGTTACAATGAACACTGTAAATTTGTACaatcctttgtttttcttctcattgtcAATGAATGAAAGGACCAAAACCAACAATGCGTATGTCCCAGATCATGATTCCTAGTTTTTAACAAATATTACAAAGTGCATTTGTTAGGGATTGTTGGTGGAAGCTGATGACTCATTCGGTGCTCTAGTACACAGTATTTTCTGTTGACATGAAGAAAGCTATAGAATATCATCAGATTTATCCTTCAAATATTGATACAAACTCTGTTTTTGACAGTAAAATCTGAATGAACATGTGTGCTGCTTAACCACCACCACATCTCTGGTCAGTCTCACATCCTGAGAttcaacagaaatgaaaaggaaaactaGTAATTGCGATGACTAATGATGTAATAATTAGCCACCATTATATTAGAAGAAACAATTAATAATGAGAGGACAGGAGAGTTCAGTTTGTCTGTCCTCTATCAAGCGCCCAGGGGTCGGGGCCAGAGGGGCCAGAGGGGCCGGGGGCAGAGGTCAGGAGTCAGGAGTCAGGGTCAGGTCGTATTAGATCTGAAGGGCCACAACAGGGCCTGCAGGGGTGAGGAAGTGTcctgatggctttttttttcaggggtCAGGTTCAAGGGGAAGGGTCAAGTTCAACAGGCCTGAGAGGCAACTGGAGGAGTTGAGGATGacttttccctctgtgtgtcttCTGGGTCACGTCTTCAGTGGAACATCAAGGGACACATGAACTGTTGTTTGCagaattttgttgtttttttcccccttatttTCTTtagagacacagtcagataaaaTGGGTATTTAGGGAAAGTCCCTATAATGTGTATAATCCTATTTAATTTCATCAGCTCTGTTGTAAAGTAATACTGTCTGAGCAGCACAGTTGTACAGTTAGTTTTCATCTGTGTCACTTAAATAATCTCAAAGGGACCAATAATATGCAATAGTTGTTTTTTAACCATGGAATCGTCTCCAgcctgagatttttttttttcatttcttgttcCCTTGAACAGAAATCCTATGTCACAAACTAGTGTCGCGTTCCATGGAAGGACTCCTCATAGGATCCATTAATCCTGGAGCTTGACTCGCTGCGTATATTCAGACCCTTACGTTTCAAAGCGTCTCTCCCAATCCTTCAGCTTTAATAGCAGTCATTTACAAGATGACTCTTTTCCTTTTAAGCAAAAGTCAGAACGAAAACTTGTTTCAGCAGCATTTTTGATAAATCTTTCTTGAATGTTCACCAGGGTTCGTGCAAATTAAAAACTTGTTACCTCAAATTACTTCATTCTTAAAGGTTAGTTAAAATGGAATCACTTTAAAATGTGGGCTTTTTATATAGAGATTTGGTTTCAGGCTTtgactgttaaaacacaactgtgtgtaaatgttgcCTCATAAAAGTCACTATGAAGTCAACTCCTCAGATGCTTGTTATAAAAACCATAAAGGATAAAACTTTAGAGAGAGTGGCAAGCCTGGCTTCAGTTCCGCAACTTTGATAACAACCACCCTTATGATTTTGTCGTTTTTTGCCACCTATTAATTCAAGGGAACTTAACAAATTGAAGAGGCAGATGCATTATGCTGAACGCACAAATGAgtgtttttaacaaaatgatACATCGTTTTTGTGCAGTTTGACTTAAAAAGGTTTGAATTCAAAGCTATTTCTGgtaaaaagtatataaaaaataaaatatatatatatttttaaagtaaacttcTCCCTGGCTCGGGTCCTTAAACCTTCCAAACAAAACACGGGAAATAACCTCCTTTCTGATTATGTGCAGAAACGAGTCTTTGGAGAGCTTCATGGGAACAcaagagataaataaatgaaagacattatggaaggaaatgaatgaaataatttaagGGCACGAATAGTTaacttgagaaaacaaaagaactaTATTGAGCTTATTAGTCAATACTTTTCTGGAAATGATTAGTCagatttaaagatatttaaagatatttagtCTAAGTTATAAATACTTCATCAGCATTCAAGCTTTAGTTATTTTACACCACCaattattaattcattgttaATCTGAGGAGCAATGGTATCGCTAACGTGTGGGTTACTAATTTATAACAGCCGTTCTCCATGAGTTGGGGGCAGGTTGCAGGGTCCCAGTGTATTTTTTGGTGTGTTGGGATGGAGGGGGCAGTGTCATTATTGGGGTCTCTCAGGCCTGTGGGGGTGACTGCGCTCCGGCCGGGTCGTGCAGCTTCCGGATGTGTTTTTTCAGGTCAAAGTTTCTGCAGAAGCCCTTGCCGCAGGTGGGGCAGGTGAAGGGCTTCTTTTCattgtgcgtgtgcatgtggaAGGTGAGGTTGTAGACCTGGTGGAACGCCTTGCTGCAGATGGAGCACTTGAACTGCTTCTCCCCGCTGTGCGTCAGCTTGTGGTTCTTGTAGTTTCCTGCGTCAGGTCAGGGGGAAAGATAGCAGATCAGGACCAGAGATGAGGATATTTACAGAACAGTGGCGCTCTGTCATCCCAACCTCCCAAACCTCAGTGGGACTTCATTTTTACATATGTGATGTCACCAGTGAATATTTTTCACTGACATATTCAAATACTgtgtgtcagcagcagtgacacagtgaaatgaaaaaaaaagcgttCGACAGCATCAGAAGAAAGggcaaaatattaggaacaccCAGTATGATGCAATCCATTACTACAACATTAGTTTCCTATGTTATCACCTTTCCGACAACAAAATTGAAAAGATTTGGACTTTATAGCAGGGCTGTTGCACTGGAATGCATTCAAACACACGTCTTACTCAGCAGGTGGGGTtgcaaattcattttcttttagttgaCTGATTGATTAGTAGACCAACGCTTGCAGCTTTAGTCTGCAGAATAATCCTGAAGCAGCATCATCGTCAGCGTACGCCTAACTCTGACATGGCAGACTGCTGCTGTAGATACTCTGTAAGGGCCTTACCTGTCCCACAATATCTCATCTCTAAAGGTCATTATTATCTATCTATAGAAtgacaaagataaaaaaaataacatccacCAACACTACGCTTTTCATGTTCTAACTTGTTTCTTTTAACTTGTCGCACTCTGAAATCCTTGGATGAAAAgtactttattaaaaaaaatgtattattattattatcattatcttATGAACTGTTTAAGGCCTACAAAGTAAAACACAGTAATTCAcagtaaaatttaaatattctgGCACCTATGTCTGATGACAGCCTTTGTGGAACTACTGCCTTATGAAGGTGGAACACTGACATCCTGCTGAAACAGAGGTTTATCTACAGCCGTGTCAGCTCACTTCTCAGATAATGTGAAGCAGGCTGCCGAGAGGGtttctaaataaatatgtgtgtccaactaagaaaataaaacgtCTCTACGCCTGGTCACCAGAACAAGAATACCTGCAGCAAGGACAAAACAATCTCCACTGAATGTAGGTGTTATTATCAGCAGTTATCTATcagtcagtaaaataaatggatttcaTGGAGAGGACGCGCATTGTTGATGCAGAGCATCTGTAATTGTTCCGTTGGACCACAAATGTTATTGAAGgccatttagattttattttctgcacttGATCGTTGAAAAGATTTAATTGCTGCATCATCCTATACATGCCTGGTGACAGGAAGGCTCATACTGTGCGCCCCGAGCAGCCTGCTGCTAATACAATGGACGATGGAACAACTCATCAAAAACCTTGATGATCATCACACTTGAGTTCAGACAGATACACCCTAATGCCCTGGCTACATTAACAAGAAGGGATGGGGCATTCATTTCAGGGAATAAAAGCAAAAGTTTAAATTGAAAAAATCTATATTTGATGTTGCTTTTCAGGGAAAGCGTCAGATTCCTCCTCGTGCAGGAGACCAGCAGTATATTAAGTTTTGTCCCTCTTTTCCATCTGGACCAATAATTCAGGCTTTATAATAAATGTCACCAAGCTTTTACTTTCGGtatgtcaacacacacatttcaaatgtttccaGACATTTACTGAAAGCATGATTTTACGTGTGTAAAAGCACTGACTAATTCacagtctttatttttcttattctttttatcTGTCTTTCACTCATAGCTCGTGTGTTCATTCTATCAAAGGATTGCCAGACCACCTCTAGGTGTGGTTTTAGACCAGATCAGTCAAACGTGGCCTCAGTTAGTTCTCGGTTTTGGCTACAAGTATATGCTTTTAGAAGTGACGTAAAACCAGAACAGTGAgacgtgtgtgttttctctggaaaAATGACGCCAATACAACAGCACGCGGCCTGAGTACCAGCGTCACTTACTCATTATATTTGGTAGaattatagtgtttttttttttttttttaaaaaaagggttttgAAGTCTAGTTCTTTTAAATAATGAGAAAAGAATGAGAAACGAATAACAATGGCTCCATTTTCTCTGTGCTTTCTCACCTTTCTGATGAAATCCCTTTCCGCAAAACTCGCAGACGAACGGCTTGTATCCCGCATGGATGCGCGTGTGCGTGTTGAGCGTGGAGCTCCGATTGAAGGCTTTCCCGCACTGGTTACACTTGTGAGGTTTttcctataaaaataaacaaggaaaaaaaatctaaatcatttGCCTGTCTCCAGGAATTTCCGAAGAACAAGTTCCTTGTACGGGGTCTTTTAcagagcagctttaaaatggATTTATCATGTTATTACTGATTTTCGCCTccatgtttaaattattttctgttctcATTCGGAGTGGAAGAATTCCGCTCGGAGTGAGCTGGACATGTTTGCGCTTTGCAGCAGTGTCCCAGTGACTCCCCAGGAGGAGCCCAGTCATtccagacagagacagaagctCTGCGGCTCACACGGGAATTCTACAAAAAATATGTTTGGAGTAGGAAAACTGTTTGCACCGAAATTattattacagaaaaaaatatatatatttataattatataataattccATTTTAAGCTGCATGTCACTATTATATAGAAACACACTGCTACGTGCTTAGATTTCATTGCTCGGTTAAAACTTTACAGttcaataaatattataatacaaATAGAGGTATTTTAATAGAAAGTACCAGACTGCAGCCTCTTAATGTGACTGAcatgtcttttaataaaacgcACTTCCTTGGTGTTGTTCACAaacaacctttttatttttttcgtttcGTTTTGATCAAAGCTCCTGCTCTGGAAAGCGTGTCAGTGTGGACGTGGCGTTTCTCGGGGGAGAAGCAGCGTTCTACCTGAGTGTGGATGATCTTGTGTCTGCACAGGGTGCTCGCCTGTCGGAATCCTTTCCCGCAAACTTTGCACACGAACGGCCGCGCGCCGGTGTGCACGGGCATGTGGCGGGTCAGGTTGTAGTGCGCGTTAAAGACCTGtgcaggaggaaaaggaagcGTCAGTATTCtaagaattaataataataataataataataataataataataacattaataataataataattatgtaatGTCAGTGACAAGGAGAATAATATTGTTTTCAACATATATagtaagaataaaacattagGGTAACTTTAGACATCGAcctacataataataataataataataataataataataataataataataatgctttaGCCTGTCCTCATAGGAACAGAAACGTATATTACAAAACATATGAACGCGCTTTACTTGTCAGTTCAATGGGTTATTGAgataaaagagacaaagaaaaagaaaagaaagaaaggcctTTATTTGTCACACAGGACTAATTAAAGGCTGAACTGTCGGGGGTCTATTGCTGGActttgaatgaactgaatgagtGGTTTAGACGTGTCTGTCTACGCAACATTATAAAAATTATCTAATTTTATGAACAGCCCAACAACAGGCCACGCAGAGGCGCTGGAAGTTTTCACTAAATCCTGAATCGCAGTTTACTGTAATTTAGAGAAATGAAGAGAGCTGGATTCTTCTCTGGCTCGGCCTGTTTCAAGTGGTCACAGCGTCAAAGCTTTCCTGCAGGCAGCGCTTCATGCGTCAGAGAGGAGCTCTCTGGAGCAGAAGGAGCGACGGGCCAGTATCTCAGTGTAAAACCACACACAGCACCCACCTCTGAGAGTAAATGTCCATTCATTATGATACATGATAAATTATTCTagcatttctattattatttccagGCCTATTTACTGCGATATGTCAATAAAACACTTGCTttgaaattaagtttaaatcattaaataataatataatagtaataacaatatCAAATAAacccacaataataataataataataataataataataataataataataataataataataataataataataataatatattattattataataacaaatcaatcacatgttttttttaatggtgtgCTCAGAATTTTTAAGTACACTTTCTGAAAACTGGCATAGTTTCTAATAACTGTGGtcctgattttatttctttctctgatgTGATTCGGTTCAGGTTCCACGGTAGGGGGTGAATCAAATAAACCATCCGTGCAGGACGCTCACCTTGCCGCAGACCTCACAGGTGAAAACTTTGGGTTTGGCGCCGGGACAGGAGCCGCTGAGCCGCGCAGCCACCGCCGCGGAGCCCTTGAAGATCTTGTCTGTGAGGATCTGGTCCCGTTCCTTCATGTAGTGCTGGATCTGGCTCTGAGACAGTTCCTTGAAGGCCTGCACGCCGGACACCGGGTACCTTTCTCCCGCCGACTGTAGGCCTGGCTTGCTCTTCTCCGCCATGAAGGCTTTGTGCCGGGCGGTGAGCAGGTAGGAGGCCATCGGGTGTAAGTTGACCAGGCCGGCCGGCGGGGGACATGTGCCGCTGTCCCCGCTACAGTTCAGGTAGCACACGGTACCCATGGTAGGGAAGGAGGACTGGTTCACCACCCGGGGTCGGAAGAGTTTGTACTGGCCGGAGACTTGGCTGACATTAGGGTCCTCTTGTTGGTTCTTATAGTTCAACCCAAAGCCCAAAAATTCTGCGGGAGCCGGGAGAGACGACGTATCTAAGTGACCCGGATCCAGGCCGGTGATGCTGAGCCGGTGGCCCGACTCGTACCCGAGCGGCACCAAAGGGATCATGCAATGCAGTGAAGAAGGACACACATCGGGTTTCCCCACGGGAGCGGACTGGAACCAGCTGGGGAGCGGTATCGACTTGGGCTCGGGCGTCCTGGCCATAATCCGGTCGATGGAGAAAGCGAGAggcttgctgctgctgccgctggaGGTGAGCATGTCTGAGCCCACGGGCTGGCTCCCAGAAGCCGGGGGGGAGCCGAGGATCCCCGCTGGGCGGTGGAGAGGACCGTCCATCATCCTCGCATCAACCGCGCtgcgacaacaacaacaacaactagtTGATGGAGAGAAGCCGGGGGTCGGTGCTGCTTCTCACTGGCCCACAGGAAAGGGCATCATCTGCCGGGGAAGCCCCCTCCAAATCACCTGCCCCGTGTCCCTGGTTATTGACGACAATCAGGGCGGACGCGGCTCGCTCGATAACTGCGTGCGGAGAGCCGAGACCTTGCTGATCGTTACGTccaggaaggagagaggaaaagtaTGTAATTTGCTCAATTCTCCTCCCTCGATTCTCTGCACTTGTCGCcgctggaagaggaggaggtcgtTCTTTACTTGGCAGGACTCCTGCTCAACTGGAAGGTACTTGGTAAATCCCAGGTCCCCTTGTGGCTTTGCgtgacatcattttttttaaatcgtaaGAAGCCAGGCGCGCAGTGGCCGCGGGGTCGGGAGCTGTCGGAGTTTTAGATCAGATTTGGACGCGTCTTTACGCCCCTTTACGCACGGTTCAGAGCAGACACAGAGCTGTCATGTGGGTGAACTTAAACCAGACAACGGATCGAGATATTGAGCAGAAAAGGGATTTCAAGTCATCGATGCCAGCCTGGGCGGGCTTCTTATCTTTGAATCACGAACTTTGACTGAAGAGCTTTTTCTTTAACGCaccagatatttttttttttatgccaaaaCGGGTCAGCGGTAAAGCGCACTCTTCTACATTGGCTGACTGCGATCTGCTAAAGaaccaagaagagaaaaaagcaCCTGCGCTCTCTCATCTCAagtccagtctttttttttttttttttttttttttccactgccaCCCAAAAGCGAACGCCTCTTTTACGCACAGAGTGCAAACACAGCGGGCTGGAACGCAAATTCCACAGGATGACTCAGCGGAGCTAAAGGTGTACAAACCAACAACATTACATCCATCCTGGAGTGGTGGAAGACGAGAATGAGTGGGTTCAAAGATGACTGAGCTGAATTTGCCTTGGAGGGGTttgaacaaaagaaataaaagtgagCGCAGAGGGCCCGTAGAGCCGCAATAAACACCGCCACAGTCAGGAAAGCAAATATTTATtcggtttttatttgtgttggtgGTATCAACCTGACGCCTTTTCTATTAGCTACACATTAAATGGGTGTACGCTAAAAGTTTTAGTGCCTTTATTCTCATGTTAAGAGCTCAGCAGCGCTGTTTGGAGAAGTAGCTCAAGTAAAGATGATTGGATTTCGGGCAGTATTCTTCTTTTAACGCCTCAGAGAGGTAAAGGTGGAAGGAATGAAGCCttcatttatattattagcGGCTTTTTAAGGAGATG is part of the Mugil cephalus isolate CIBA_MC_2020 chromosome 10, CIBA_Mcephalus_1.1, whole genome shotgun sequence genome and encodes:
- the fezf1 gene encoding fez family zinc finger protein 1, translated to MMDGPLHRPAGILGSPPASGSQPVGSDMLTSSGSSSKPLAFSIDRIMARTPEPKSIPLPSWFQSAPVGKPDVCPSSLHCMIPLVPLGYESGHRLSITGLDPGHLDTSSLPAPAEFLGFGLNYKNQQEDPNVSQVSGQYKLFRPRVVNQSSFPTMGTVCYLNCSGDSGTCPPPAGLVNLHPMASYLLTARHKAFMAEKSKPGLQSAGERYPVSGVQAFKELSQSQIQHYMKERDQILTDKIFKGSAAVAARLSGSCPGAKPKVFTCEVCGKVFNAHYNLTRHMPVHTGARPFVCKVCGKGFRQASTLCRHKIIHTQEKPHKCNQCGKAFNRSSTLNTHTRIHAGYKPFVCEFCGKGFHQKGNYKNHKLTHSGEKQFKCSICSKAFHQVYNLTFHMHTHNEKKPFTCPTCGKGFCRNFDLKKHIRKLHDPAGAQSPPQA